In the Dysidea avara chromosome 14, odDysAvar1.4, whole genome shotgun sequence genome, TTTCTAATGACATCGTGCTGCACAAACACATGAGTGTAAGTTTGAAGAAGTTCACTGACATTGACATATTGTTGCATGCTGCTGCTGACATGGTGGTATGGGTGCTTCACAGTTTTCAACTCGGTGGTATAGCTTAATTGATCAGTTGAAAGTACTGTAGTGGTGGCAACAAATTCGCCTGGGATTCGTAGAGTGGTACCATAAACAAGCTCTGATAGAGTACAATGAAAGTCTTGTTTCACTGTAGTTCGAATACCCAGTAAGGCCATGGATAGTTCTGTTGTCCAATTGGCTGAGTTAGGGTATGATTTTAAAATGCATTTCAACTGACGAAAATGTTTAATCGTACCATTAGCTATTGGGTGATAAGGAGTGGTGCGAATGCGTTTACAGCCCAGCAATTGCATCGGTGATGACCACAATGCTGACTCCCATTGTTGTTCCCTATCAGTTGTTACTGAGGATGGAACTCCAAAGCGTGAGATCCAAATGTGGATAAATTCCTGTGCCACTTTTTTTAGCTGTAATGTCTGTAATGGGGCCATCTAGTAAAGCGGTTAATTCAAGTAAGAATGTAACTGTTACCTTGAGAAACTGGGAGTGGTCCAACAGTATCAATGTGAACATGGTCAAATCGCATATCAGGTATGGAGAATGTGTTTAGTGGTGTGTGTGATGATGGACTTTTGACTTCTGGGCATGATCATGCCCACTGACAAACAATGTTGTTAACATCTGGCCGTACGTAATGTGTCGTGACTAACTTCTGTGTAGCTGGGCTGTCCTAGAGAATGCAAAGAGTAAAACACATTTCTTCGAAACTTACATGGTACATATGGGCGTGGTACTCCTGTTGTCATATCATGTGGAATCAGTACAAGGAATTGGTATGGCTCTAATGAGTGACAAAGTCTGTCTCAGCTGAGTAAGCTTTGTTGTTCAGCAGCGATGTCCTTGAAGTCTACTACTGAGGACTGTACTGTGTGATTGCATTGGTCTCCACCCGTGACAACACTATTATCTGGCCCTTGATGAGTGTGACACTATTATCTGGGCCCATGATATGACGAATATTACTTGTGAATTGAGAAATGAACTCTAGGTGTCTGAGTTGCATGGACTGTGACTATGATTAGACTATAAGGCAAATGTTACTGGCTTGTGGTCGGTAAGGATGTAAAAATCATGATCTTCTATGAAATACTGAAAATGCTTGATAGATAGGTAAATTGCTAATAGCTCCCTGTCAAAGGTACTGTGCTTTGTTTCTTCTGTGAGAAGAGATGCTTACTCAAAAGGCCATTTCCTTCTCCTTCACAATGTCTTTTGGAATCCTCTTTTTGACATATCAGTGGCTGGATCCCATTTATTACTGCCATGAAAAAATGTCTTCCTTAGCATCGTCATTCTTTTTTTCGATCTATGTAATTTACTggtatgtatataattgtattAGTAGGTAGTATACCTTGGCATGAAAATTGTATTGCCATATATTCCCATCATTGTCGGGAAGTGTTTCACCATCAGATGAATGTATGGCAAAACCTTTTCAGGGTCATAGCCATCAGAAGATCGATAGTTTTTACTGAAGTCTATAAATGATTGTATCCATTTTATTCCCTAATAAAAAATGTGCACACAGTCAAAAACATTTGCAAGTGTCCACTTACctcttcttgtagctgatcagAAGTACAGATGGTGTTCGAGATGATATATTTGAGTAGATAGTGCTGAAATTCTAATCAATTAAGGTAATTGATCATTATGTAAAAGATGATACTTGCATTATATAACAGATGATACTTACATTCCAGAGTTTTAATGTCTGTTACCATACCTGATGGCTGGTACTTGTCCATCTCTGGTGGCAAGcattatagaattttttttcttAGCAGGTCCCATTATAGATGGCCATTGTAGTTCATCTTCCATTTTTCCTCCCAAACATAAAAATGCACCCCACACTCACTGATTGTCTTCACAAGACTCTGGATCAGTGGCCCCTCCATTGCTTTGATAAAGCACTGCCCAAGTCTGTGTGCTTCATTGGCATCATAAACTTTAGCGGTATTTATCAAAGCCTGGATGAGGATATCCATCACCCTCAGCAATAGATGGAGCTCATCACAAATGCCATTAGGCTCCAGATTGAGTAGGGGTGCATTTTTACATCCTACTTCTCCGTTTGCGGCACTAGTTTTTATGGACTGTAAGATCCGTTTCTTGGCTGTTTTACTAATTTTATGCCTGCAAGGGTTAACATGAGAGTGAAGGGTTAAATATATGTGTAagtaatagaaaattccatgCCCTTGTAATGGCTATgcaaaattatgctttaaaagtactgaaacaatcaTGGATTTATAGTACTTGGTAACAGCAATGATGTGATGTGTAGTAAATACGTATATCATGTAAACATGAATCATGTGATCTTACAAGTACTCAAgcaccaattttactatctgaaTACCTTATGGGTATT is a window encoding:
- the LOC136244840 gene encoding uncharacterized protein; translated protein: MAPLQTLQLKKVAQEFIHIWISRFGVPSSVTTDREQQWESALWSSPMQLLGCKRIRTTPYHPIANGTIKHFRQLKCILKSYPNSANWTTELSMALLGIRTTVKQDFHCTLSELVYGTTLRIPGEFVATTTVLSTDQLSYTTELKTVKHPYHHVSSSMQQYVNVSELLQTYTHVFVQHDVIRKPPQTPYDGPYEVLIRNKKHQRTKGSSFHGSIEASFHRPHYIS